GCGCACCATAGACAAGCCGCTCTCTCCCGAAGCTGCCTCGCCTACGAAGGAgaggaaagagaagaaaaggaagAAAAGCGATATCGCAGCGCCAGTCGCAGCGCCAGTGCAAGTCCAGGGCCATGGCGAAGATGTTGTCATGGAGGACGTGCCTGGCGAAGCATCACAGTCGAGCAAGAGATCCAAGAAGCGGAAGAGCGAGGTAGTTGAAAGGCAAGATGAAGAGGTTTCCAAGAAGCACAAGGCTGTACTCTCCAAGTTCGAGAAAGCTTCAAAGCTGGCAGAAGCGCGCAGGGATCAAGGCGAGGCAGACGACGACGCCCATCAGCCAGAGGAGGAGCTTCACGGTAAGCTACACTCGGAGAATATTCGAGCGTAGCGAGGACTGACAGTGTGTAGATTTACAGCCTATGCCCCAGCCTGCGCCAGTACCAGAGCCTGATTTTGCGCCGACCTTCTCGACCCTGCCCTCGTGGCTCGCCCAGCCCGTCACTGTCGAAGCCGCAAAGACAACACCTTTCGCCGAGCTTGGTAcacaaccttactatatCAAGAAGCTTGAGAAGCTAGGATTCACAAACGCTCTAGCTGTTCAGACTGCATTGCTGCCGATGCTGCACAATGGTTTCGAGCAGCATCTGGGTGACATTTGCGTGTCTGCGAAGACTGGATCAGGCAAGACGATGGCATATCTTCTGCCAATAATCGAGGCACTGAAAGACCAAGCAGCTCCAATGCTGTCCGCAGTCGTTGTGGTACCTAGTCGACAGCTAGTGAACCAGGCTCTGCAGGTCGCTGAGGAGCTGTGCGCAGGCACCAAGATCAAAGTAGGAACAGCGCTTGGCAACGTGCCTCTGGCTACTGAGCAGAAAGAGCTGATCAAGTTGAGGGCTCAATATAACCCGAACAAGGCGAAACAGCTGCATGCGCAGGCTTCCCGTCAATTGGAGATTGGAAATGTCGAAAGAAGCGGCATACTCGAGGGTCTGCTGAGCATGCCGCAAGATCATATCCCTTGCTACGATTCTGGCGTGGATGTCCTTATCTGTACCCCGGGACGACTCGTAGAGCACATCGAACACACAACTGGCTTCCTCCTGAAATCCGTACGCTGGCTTGTTATCGATGAAGCGGACCAACTGCTGAACCAGAACTTTCAAGGATGGGCAAGCGTGTTGATGAATGCACTGCACAGCGATACACCGCCAGAGTTTATGAACGTCCAGGAACGTCTCAGAGAGCGTGAAAATGGCTCGATCTGGTCTGTTGCCCTACCTACTCGCAGGCAACTCACCAAAATTGTCCTGAGCGCTACTATGGAGAAAGATCTGACCAAGCTCGGTACCCTGAAGCTAAGACGTCCAAAGCTTGTAGTCGTCCAAGACGAAAGCATAGAGGACCAGCCACTTCAGAGCGAGGAGAATGTGTTCGAACTCCCTTCGACACTCGACGAGTATGCAGCTCCTGTCAACGACGGTGCGAACAAGCCCTTGCACTTGCTGCATGCTCTGCTCAGCTACGTGTTCACTGGGATCAAACCCTCTGCCAATCAAAATTCTACAGACTCTGACTCCTCGGATTCCGACTTGTCTTCCGAGGAAGATTCCGAGACGGAAGGAAGCATTTCGATTGCGAGCCACATCAGCCGAGTCTTGATCTTTACGAAAAGCACTGAGAGCGCATCACGTCTATCACATCTTCTATCTGAGCTGGAGCCGTCTTTCCGGAAGTACATGAAGACTATGACTCGCGCATCCACGGCTGATGCTGCTCGCAAGCTCCTGATCTCCTTCAATACTGGGGATGTCAAGATACTGATCGCATCTGATGCAGCCTCTCGAGGACTTGACATACCAAGCATCACGCACGTCATCAACTATGACATGCCGACAAGCATTACCAGCTATGTGCACCGCGTAGGGCGAACAGCGCGTGCAGGCAAGCCCGGTCAGGCTCTGACGCTATTCTCGAAAACCGAAGCTGCGTGGTTCTGGAAGCAGATCGCCACAGGTGACAACGTTAGGAGAGGTGACAAGAAGGTCATACGTATGGACTGGAAGGAGAAAGATGTCACAGGCGACGGCAGGAAAAAGGCTTATCGCGCCGCTCTGAAGCAGCTCGAGGGCGCTGTGAAGGGCAGTACGGATACAGCCAAGTAGCTTGCACATCCCTCTGCGTAGAGCCTATCGTTTGGCCGTCGGCCCTTCCGACAAGATTCTGCGTGCAAATCACTGTGTAGACCATCTCGACTTAGCTCACCGTCGAGAAGGTAAGCTAGGCTAGGCATTGTAAAGGGAAGTCGATCTGCACGCATTGCGGCAGGATCCCCGAAGCTTTCGACTTTGGAAGATAAGCACATCAGATTCTGAACCACCACCATCATAGCCCCGACAATACCGCTGCACGATGCAGACCAAGCTTCTGAGAAAGCTTGACACCATTGCTTGATACCCTCCTCTTTGAGAGTGCGCGCCGCTGCAAATACCGGTGTCTGGGGCGGAAGCGGGGTCTGCATTGAAGCTACGACCTGAAGAGGCAGGTCGCAAGTACGACGGCGCCTGATTAAATAAGCTTTTGAGCTCATTCAGGGAACATGATTGGATCGTGGAGGTCAGCATGGACCTGTTCATTAAACAACTGTGGCCAAGCTCAAGCCGATGATCCCGACATCTCGGCTCTCATGATCTCCTCAACCCTATAGACATCGGAGACAAAGCTTCCACGCCTTTGCCACCTCCCTTAAACAGTTACGTCCGCGCCCGTGTTAAGAGCTGGGACCAACTGATGCGTACAACCGCTCAGAGGGGGCACGCTGTACTCAACGCCGTGTCTAAGTCGCAACCAGTCAATTTACATGACTTCGCTTGCTGTCGGGTCTGTTTTACTCGCGCGGGCCGCGTCGAAACCAAATGAAACAGATTTCACCCAGTCCACTGCCGTCTCCGCGGTTCTAATACCGATCGATCCTGGCCGTCAGCGGCTGTAACGGTTGGATGCCGAGGTGCATTTCGCCAAGTGTGCAGACGAAGGCTTGACTACCGGATATTGATGCTTGACTGGTTGGCATAGCTTATCTCCTGCAACACCATGTCTCTACTGAGTCGGATATGGCCTCTTCCATCACGTCAACAGCCATGTTCACGCGCCCCTTCATCTGGCAACGCGCCAATGGAAGGTCGACAGTTCAACACCTTCCCGTCTTGGCTTGTACCTTTCAGTACAGAGAAGGAGCAGCCGGCCAACACCGACTACGCCATTTGCGAGGACCGTCACGACTATCCTTTTGCTCAGCAGCCAGCGCCTAAACGAGACCTTCAGTCATTTACCATCGGGCCTACAGTTACGCAAGACGTTCAATTGCTGTCGCAAAGCCGTCTTCCAAGGGTAGAGGCCATGTTCTAGCATCATGTGCTACGCTTGGGCGTGCAGTGGTATGAGCGGAGCGTGGCCCAGAACAGAAGGTTGTGTCGAAACGTCGATCACTCAAACCCCAGATACCAAGGTACCTGCCAAGCTGGGAGTGGTTGCTTAATTTAATTGTGGAAGTGTATGGCTCCACCTAGTATTGGCTCATCGTGTTGAGTGTAGATGAGATTTGTGCACATCGCTACCACACCATTGCCTCCTGCCACGCTTACTGCAATGCTTGTTATAAAGCCAAGTCGGTTTCCTCGTCTTGGATCTCATCCTCCAGCAGGCTTCATCGGCATTACTTCGATCAACCATCCTTTCGCTTTAGATTATCGCTTCCGTTCATCCACCGGTTATCGAACATGCCTTCCTTCACCTACCTCACCGCGGTTCTCGCCCTGACCAGCGCAGTGGCTGCCACTCCCCTCCAGAAGCGCGACACCTTCTCTGTTGAGCAGGTCAAGCACAAGCTCCAGCTGAAGAACGGTCCCGCTCAGATCGCAAAGGCTCTGCGCAAACACAACAAAGCCGTTCCTGCGCACATCCAGTCTGCTGCTGATGCTCGTGCCAACGTACGTCGAACACGTGATTTGTACACTGCCGTTCTGATATTGCTAGACCGCCTCTGCTGTCATAAGTGGCTCAGAGCCCGCCAACCCCAACAGCGACTACGACGAGTCCTACCTCAGCCCGGTCACCGTTGGAACCACCAATGTCAACCTTGACTTTGACACTGGATCTTCTGATCTGTGAGTAGAAGCACGTATGCTCTAGCCGTGGGATGGTACTGACAATGGGACAGCTGGGTCTTCTCGTCCCTGCAGGCCTCTTCACAGCTTTCGGGTCACGACTACTACAAGGTCGATCCCTCCAAGCTCAAGAGCGGCTACTCATGGAAAATCAGCTACGGTGACGGGTAAGTGAAGTGTTACCTTGTAAATCTGCGAACAAGAATGCTGATCACCTGCAGTTCCGGAGCGTCTGGTAAGGTCTACGCTGATACGGTCACCGTTGCCGGCGTCACAGCCACCTCCCAGGCTGTAGAGGCTGCTTCATCTGTCTCCACAGAATTCGCCCAGGACGTGGACACCGACGGTCTCCTCGGTCTCGCTTTCAGCAGCCTCAACAGGGTCACGCCCGTTGCTCAGAAGACCTTCTTCGACACGGTCAAGTCTTCGCTCGCCAAGGAGCTGTTCGCTGTGAACCTCAAGTACCATGCCGCCGGTACCTACGACTTCGGTTTCATCGACACGGCCAAGTACACCGGTCCCATCACGTACGTCAACGTCGACAACAGCCAAGGTTTCTGGGGCTTCACCGCATCCGGCTACTCGGTCGGCTCCGGCGCAACCGTTAGGTCCAGCATCGACGGCATTGTCGACACTGGCACAACCCTGATCGTGATTGACTCGGGCATCGTGGATGCGTACTACGCCAAGGTCAGCAGCGCCACGTTTGACAACAGCCAGGGCGGTTACGTGTTCCCTTGCTCGACCGTTCTGCCCAACTTCTCCATCATCGTCGGTGGCGTCGCCCAGGTTGTGCCCGGAAAGTTCATCAACTACGCCCCCATCTCTTCGGGCTCCGAGACTTGCTTCGGTGGCATCCAGTCCAACGACGGTCTCGACACGAACATCTTCGGCGACATCTTCCTCAAGAGCAAGTACGTTGTCCACGACGTCTCCACGGGCACTCCCCGCCTCGGTTTCGCGCAGCAGGCTGGTGTATCCGCCTAAGAAGGCACATGGCTCGCCCTATTAACCATTGGATCCGGGCATTATGGCCGACAAGCATATGCGTGTCATAAGTCGAAGCACGAGCACGAGCACGAGCAGACACGTGACGGCACACAAGGCAACGTCTCATGCAGCTGTGGGATTGGGCGCGAAGGATTCGCACCTGCAAGTCATAATGACATTGACGGTGAAGAAGGGCCGATTGCGAGGCACTCTAATTCTTACTATATTTCTCTCTTACATTTTGCTCGGCATGCCGAACCCAGCTCATGTCTTCCCGTAGTCTCTACTTCTAGCCCGCAACACGATGATGA
This genomic window from Ascochyta rabiei chromosome 11, complete sequence contains:
- a CDS encoding RNA helicase produces the protein MPGPLFKRFAPPVQATQKESSPPASSPAPVQERTIDKPLSPEAASPTKERKEKKRKKSDIAAPVAAPVQVQGHGEDVVMEDVPGEASQSSKRSKKRKSEVVERQDEEVSKKHKAVLSKFEKASKLAEARRDQGEADDDAHQPEEELHDLQPMPQPAPVPEPDFAPTFSTLPSWLAQPVTVEAAKTTPFAELGTQPYYIKKLEKLGFTNALAVQTALLPMLHNGFEQHLGDICVSAKTGSGKTMAYLLPIIEALKDQAAPMLSAVVVVPSRQLVNQALQVAEELCAGTKIKVGTALGNVPLATEQKELIKLRAQYNPNKAKQLHAQASRQLEIGNVERSGILEGLLSMPQDHIPCYDSGVDVLICTPGRLVEHIEHTTGFLLKSVRWLVIDEADQLLNQNFQGWASVLMNALHSDTPPEFMNVQERLRERENGSIWSVALPTRRQLTKIVLSATMEKDLTKLGTLKLRRPKLVVVQDESIEDQPLQSEENVFELPSTLDEYAAPVNDGANKPLHLLHALLSYVFTGIKPSANQNSTDSDSSDSDLSSEEDSETEGSISIASHISRVLIFTKSTESASRLSHLLSELEPSFRKYMKTMTRASTADAARKLLISFNTGDVKILIASDAASRGLDIPSITHVINYDMPTSITSYVHRVGRTARAGKPGQALTLFSKTEAAWFWKQIATGDNVRRGDKKVIRMDWKEKDVTGDGRKKAYRAALKQLEGAVKGSTDTAK
- a CDS encoding Aspergillopepsin I, with amino-acid sequence MPSFTYLTAVLALTSAVAATPLQKRDTFSVEQVKHKLQLKNGPAQIAKALRKHNKAVPAHIQSAADARANTASAVISGSEPANPNSDYDESYLSPVTVGTTNVNLDFDTGSSDLWVFSSLQASSQLSGHDYYKVDPSKLKSGYSWKISYGDGSGASGKVYADTVTVAGVTATSQAVEAASSVSTEFAQDVDTDGLLGLAFSSLNRVTPVAQKTFFDTVKSSLAKELFAVNLKYHAAGTYDFGFIDTAKYTGPITYVNVDNSQGFWGFTASGYSVGSGATVRSSIDGIVDTGTTLIVIDSGIVDAYYAKVSSATFDNSQGGYVFPCSTVLPNFSIIVGGVAQVVPGKFINYAPISSGSETCFGGIQSNDGLDTNIFGDIFLKSKYVVHDVSTGTPRLGFAQQAGVSA